A window of the Verminephrobacter eiseniae EF01-2 genome harbors these coding sequences:
- a CDS encoding pseudouridine synthase, protein MNDTTPDTPAAAAQPGSAPAHAARGQETTTSTARGQETTTSAAQGQETTRTAPGQETACAAQGRETHTAHDPPADTAATRQQAGPPLAAVDGPAEPTAASAEAGAQRERHHPAEPGASRGRPRPPGPRRPAAIAVEGYRLADVVSGRFDADDAASDLPPPKRVLLPQVETPKLHKVLAQAGLGSRLEMEQLILEGRISVNNEPAHIGQRIQFGDQVKVNGKPIRYRIDPPPARVIAYHKPVGEVVSHDDPHNRPTVFRRLPRLVQGKWQSVGRLDLNTEGLLLLTSSGELANQLMHPRFGLEREYAVRVLGALSNEEKQKLLDGVRLDDGIASFGTIEDGGGEGANCWYRVTIAEGRNREVRRMLEAVGHAVSRLIRIRYGAMVLPRGLKRGTWLELDERDIRALAQAAGARAPALSTRTPTDARAGKQRERSGPPMGNGPRRGRSPQGPAAGARAQNPRRDGGGQGVGAGGNHAGPRAAAQPDPMQTSVGYIGGDSLSRLRQSKRRPAGAGPRRGGGGR, encoded by the coding sequence ATGAACGACACGACCCCAGACACTCCGGCAGCCGCTGCGCAGCCTGGCAGTGCCCCCGCGCACGCAGCGCGCGGCCAGGAAACAACGACGAGCACAGCGCGCGGCCAGGAAACAACGACGAGCGCAGCGCAAGGCCAGGAAACGACACGCACGGCGCCCGGCCAGGAAACGGCATGTGCAGCGCAAGGCCGGGAAACGCACACGGCGCACGACCCGCCAGCGGACACAGCCGCCACCCGGCAACAAGCCGGGCCGCCGCTGGCCGCGGTCGACGGGCCGGCCGAGCCAACGGCCGCCAGCGCAGAGGCTGGCGCGCAACGCGAGCGTCACCATCCGGCCGAACCCGGTGCCTCCAGGGGCAGGCCGCGTCCCCCAGGCCCGCGCAGGCCGGCGGCGATTGCGGTCGAGGGCTATCGGCTGGCCGATGTGGTATCGGGCCGGTTCGATGCCGACGATGCCGCGAGCGACCTGCCGCCCCCCAAGCGGGTGCTGCTGCCGCAGGTGGAAACGCCCAAACTGCACAAGGTGCTGGCCCAGGCCGGGCTAGGCTCGCGGCTGGAGATGGAGCAGCTGATTCTGGAGGGGCGCATCTCGGTGAACAACGAGCCGGCGCATATCGGGCAGCGGATACAGTTCGGCGACCAGGTCAAGGTCAACGGCAAGCCGATTCGCTACCGCATCGATCCGCCACCGGCGCGTGTGATCGCCTACCACAAGCCGGTCGGCGAGGTCGTGTCGCACGACGACCCGCACAACCGGCCGACCGTCTTTCGCAGGCTGCCGCGCCTGGTGCAGGGCAAGTGGCAATCGGTGGGGCGGCTGGACCTGAACACCGAAGGCTTGCTGCTGCTGACCAGTTCCGGCGAACTGGCCAACCAGTTGATGCACCCGCGCTTCGGACTGGAGCGCGAGTACGCGGTGCGGGTCCTGGGCGCGCTGAGCAACGAAGAAAAGCAAAAACTGCTGGACGGCGTGCGGCTCGATGACGGCATCGCATCTTTCGGCACCATCGAAGATGGCGGCGGGGAAGGCGCCAACTGCTGGTACCGGGTCACCATTGCCGAAGGGCGCAACCGTGAAGTGCGCCGCATGTTGGAAGCGGTCGGCCATGCCGTCAGCCGCCTGATCCGCATCCGTTACGGCGCGATGGTATTGCCGCGCGGCCTCAAGCGCGGGACCTGGCTGGAGCTCGACGAGCGCGACATCCGGGCACTGGCGCAGGCCGCTGGCGCGCGCGCGCCAGCACTGTCCACGCGCACGCCGACGGATGCGCGCGCGGGCAAGCAGCGCGAGCGCAGCGGCCCCCCGATGGGCAACGGGCCGCGACGCGGCCGGTCGCCGCAGGGGCCTGCCGCCGGCGCGCGCGCGCAGAACCCGCGCCGCGATGGCGGCGGGCAGGGCGTGGGGGCCGGTGGCAACCATGCCGGCCCGCGCGCAGCGGCCCAACCCGACCCGATGCAGACCAGCGTGGGTTATATCGGTGGCGACAGCCTGTCCAGGCTGCGCCAGAGCAAACGCCGCCCGGCAGGCGCGGGGCCTCGGCGCGGAGGCGGCGGGCGCTGA
- the scpB gene encoding SMC-Scp complex subunit ScpB has protein sequence MNTVDAKRILETALICAPQPVPLRELRVLFNDALGADTLKVLLQELQLDWAQRGVELVQVASGWRFQSRPQMREYLDRLHPEKPPRYTRATLETLAIMAYRQPVTRGDIEDIRGVAVNSLTIKQLEDRGWVEVIGHRDSVGRPALFATTRQFLDDLGLQSLDQLPVLDDPSGDTDVLAAMAAAARGLIAPEAEPAPAEDLFRNEHVDAPAGIQEST, from the coding sequence ATGAACACGGTGGATGCCAAACGGATCCTCGAAACGGCGCTGATCTGCGCGCCGCAGCCCGTGCCTTTGCGCGAGCTGCGGGTGCTGTTCAACGACGCGCTGGGGGCCGACACGCTCAAAGTGCTGCTGCAGGAGTTGCAACTGGACTGGGCGCAGCGCGGGGTGGAGTTGGTCCAGGTAGCGAGCGGGTGGCGTTTTCAGAGCCGCCCGCAAATGCGCGAGTACCTGGACCGGCTGCACCCCGAAAAGCCGCCGCGCTATACGCGGGCGACGCTGGAGACGCTGGCCATCATGGCCTACCGCCAGCCGGTCACGCGCGGTGACATCGAAGACATACGCGGGGTGGCGGTCAACAGCCTGACCATCAAGCAATTGGAGGACCGGGGCTGGGTGGAAGTGATAGGGCACCGGGACAGCGTAGGGCGCCCGGCGCTGTTTGCCACCACGCGCCAGTTTCTGGACGACCTGGGACTACAGTCGCTCGACCAGTTGCCGGTGCTCGACGACCCCTCGGGCGACACGGATGTGCTCGCCGCGATGGCCGCCGCAGCCCGGGGCCTGATCGCACCAGAGGCGGAGCCGGCGCCTGCCGAGGATCTTTTTCGGAACGAGCATGTGGATGCCCCGGCAGGCATCCAGGAAAGCACTTGA
- a CDS encoding RluA family pseudouridine synthase: MPHSPPDGKAPVCGELGEPAGAGDDLLEPADEADGELRQMQIGARQHAARIDRALVELVPEFSRSYLQQLLAQGGVSLNGRPVRKAASRVNAGDRVVLEMRPTVQSQAFRPQPMDIDVVYEDAHLLVLNKPAGLVVHPAPGHWSATLLNGLLARDANALLLPRAGIVHRLDKDTSGLMVVARDRATMDALVAQIARRQVQRQYLALAHGAWSGPRSRSVQAPIGRDPRNRLRMAVVDLARHAGKCARTDVLCLDATPQGCWLQCRLHTGRTHQIRVHMASLQHPLVGDGLYGGAPLGALQRQALHAERLAFVHPATGQALQFHAEVPQDMQQALSSWGLGYNAR, from the coding sequence ATGCCGCACAGTCCGCCCGACGGCAAGGCCCCTGTCTGCGGGGAACTCGGGGAACCGGCCGGCGCGGGTGATGATCTGCTGGAGCCTGCCGATGAGGCCGACGGCGAACTGCGCCAGATGCAGATCGGGGCGCGCCAGCATGCCGCCCGGATCGATCGGGCGCTGGTGGAACTGGTGCCGGAGTTTTCCCGCAGCTATTTGCAGCAGTTGCTGGCGCAAGGAGGGGTCAGCCTCAACGGCCGGCCGGTGCGCAAAGCCGCCAGCCGCGTCAACGCCGGCGACCGGGTGGTGCTGGAAATGCGGCCCACGGTGCAAAGCCAGGCCTTCAGGCCGCAGCCGATGGACATCGATGTGGTCTACGAGGATGCCCACCTGCTGGTGCTGAACAAACCGGCGGGCCTGGTGGTCCATCCGGCGCCCGGCCACTGGAGCGCCACCTTGCTCAACGGCCTGCTGGCGCGCGACGCCAACGCGCTGCTGCTGCCACGGGCCGGCATCGTCCATCGGCTGGACAAGGACACCAGCGGCCTGATGGTCGTTGCCCGGGACCGTGCCACGATGGACGCATTGGTGGCGCAGATTGCCCGGCGCCAGGTCCAGCGCCAATACCTTGCGCTGGCGCATGGCGCCTGGAGCGGGCCTCGCAGCCGCTCCGTGCAGGCCCCGATCGGGCGCGATCCGCGCAACCGCCTGCGGATGGCGGTGGTGGACTTGGCGCGCCATGCGGGCAAGTGCGCGCGCACCGATGTCCTGTGCCTGGACGCAACGCCGCAGGGCTGCTGGCTGCAGTGCCGCCTGCACACCGGGCGAACCCACCAGATTCGGGTGCATATGGCCTCGTTGCAACACCCGCTGGTCGGCGATGGCCTGTACGGCGGCGCGCCGCTGGGAGCGCTGCAACGCCAGGCGCTGCACGCCGAGCGGCTGGCATTCGTGCACCCGGCGACGGGCCAGGCGCTACAGTTTCATGCCGAGGTTCCGCAAGACATGCAGCAAGCCCTGTCGTCGTGGGGGCTGGGCTACAATGCCCGCTGA
- a CDS encoding peptidoglycan DD-metalloendopeptidase family protein encodes MFVSRGLVLVCGLAVAALLCGCGTRLHKAPVEDRGSSLALQQPAKPPPPGAENAGKPGYYTVKPGDILIRIGLETGQGWKDIARWNDLDNPNLIEVGQVLRVVPPLPVAPAPDSGVVTRPVTSSTVVPTTPAMAPAGAASATAPAATPAAAPAPGATIVAAAPATPTPAAEDDLSLIWPAQGALIAGFHEVRNKGYDIAGKAGDPVLAAADGRVVYAGSAIRGYGNLIILKHNNTFLTAYAHNRSLQVQEEQTVRKGQKIAEMGDTDADRVKLHFEIRRNGRPVDPSRYLPAR; translated from the coding sequence ATGTTCGTATCGCGTGGTCTGGTGCTGGTGTGCGGCTTGGCAGTGGCGGCTTTGCTCTGCGGCTGCGGCACCCGACTGCACAAGGCGCCGGTGGAGGACCGGGGAAGCTCCCTGGCGCTGCAGCAACCGGCCAAGCCGCCGCCCCCGGGGGCCGAGAACGCGGGCAAGCCGGGCTACTACACGGTCAAGCCGGGCGACATCCTGATTCGCATCGGTCTGGAGACGGGCCAGGGCTGGAAGGACATCGCCCGCTGGAACGACCTGGACAACCCCAACCTGATCGAAGTCGGCCAGGTGCTGCGCGTCGTGCCGCCCCTGCCGGTGGCGCCGGCGCCCGACAGCGGCGTGGTCACGCGACCGGTGACTTCCTCGACGGTGGTGCCCACGACGCCCGCCATGGCCCCCGCAGGCGCTGCCTCCGCCACGGCCCCCGCCGCGACGCCCGCTGCGGCCCCGGCCCCCGGCGCGACGATCGTGGCAGCGGCCCCCGCCACGCCGACCCCCGCAGCCGAAGACGATCTGAGCCTGATCTGGCCGGCGCAGGGCGCATTGATCGCCGGCTTTCACGAGGTGCGCAACAAGGGCTATGACATCGCCGGCAAGGCGGGCGATCCGGTGCTGGCGGCCGCAGATGGGCGCGTGGTGTATGCCGGATCGGCCATCCGCGGCTATGGCAATCTGATCATCCTCAAGCACAACAACACCTTCCTGACGGCATACGCGCACAACCGCAGCTTGCAGGTGCAGGAGGAGCAGACCGTGCGCAAGGGGCAAAAAATCGCCGAAATGGGCGATACCGATGCAGACCGCGTCAAGCTGCACTTCGAGATCCGCCGCAACGGCCGGCCGGTCGACCCGTCGCGCTACCTGCCTGCCCGCTGA
- a CDS encoding protein-L-isoaspartate(D-aspartate) O-methyltransferase, which produces MQRRPGPPARFPARLPGSDPPAPRPAAAAPAGAAGSAPSALTGLMRARMVQRLAAGGMASAPVLQAMGAVERHRFVDSALGNQAYEDISLPIGLGQTISKPQVVARMCELLLGAEVARAGGLGRVLEIGTGCGYQAAVLSFLAREVYTLERLRGLYDKARDRLRPLRLANVHLLFGDGMPGYAKGAPYAAIIAAAGGDAVPQAWCDQLAVGGRLVAPMALSGGPQMLLVIDKTLHGLEQSVLEPVHFVPLKSGIA; this is translated from the coding sequence ATGCAGCGCCGGCCCGGCCCCCCCGCCCGATTCCCCGCCCGGCTGCCGGGTTCGGACCCGCCGGCGCCCCGGCCCGCAGCAGCCGCGCCGGCGGGGGCCGCCGGGTCGGCCCCTTCGGCGCTGACCGGGCTGATGAGGGCGCGCATGGTGCAAAGGCTGGCGGCCGGCGGCATGGCGTCGGCCCCGGTGTTGCAGGCGATGGGGGCGGTAGAGCGCCATCGGTTCGTCGACAGCGCGCTGGGCAACCAGGCCTACGAAGACATCAGCTTGCCGATCGGCCTGGGACAAACCATTTCCAAGCCCCAGGTGGTTGCGCGCATGTGCGAACTGCTGCTGGGCGCCGAGGTTGCCCGTGCCGGCGGCCTGGGGCGGGTGCTGGAAATCGGCACCGGCTGCGGCTACCAGGCGGCGGTGCTGAGTTTTCTGGCGCGCGAGGTCTATACGCTGGAACGCTTGCGCGGGCTGTACGACAAGGCCCGCGACAGGCTGCGCCCATTGCGGCTGGCCAACGTCCATTTGCTGTTTGGCGACGGCATGCCCGGCTATGCCAAGGGGGCGCCGTATGCGGCCATCATTGCGGCCGCAGGCGGCGACGCCGTGCCCCAGGCCTGGTGCGACCAATTGGCCGTCGGCGGGCGGCTGGTGGCGCCGATGGCGCTGTCGGGGGGGCCGCAGATGCTGCTGGTGATCGACAAAACCCTGCACGGGCTCGAGCAAAGCGTTCTCGAGCCGGTGCATTTCGTCCCTCTAAAATCAGGGATTGCCTGA
- the surE gene encoding 5'/3'-nucleotidase SurE, protein MKILISNDDGYQAPGIVALHDALKTLEGVTVQVVAPEHNNSAKSNALTLHSPLYVHQAASGFRYVNGTPADCVHIALTGLLGYRPDLVVSGINNGANMGDDTIYSGTVGAAMEGYLFGVPAIAFSQVDKGWGELEAAAAKAREIVAQLRAQNLVDPQAPWLLNVNIPNMPLTALRPIALCRLGRRHAAERVIVQQSPRGEAMYWIGGAGPAKDDAQGTDFYATAHGHVSITPLKVDLTDHDSLADWAQTAMRLAPGACI, encoded by the coding sequence ATGAAGATTCTGATTTCCAACGACGACGGCTACCAGGCGCCCGGCATCGTGGCCTTGCACGATGCGCTCAAGACCCTGGAGGGGGTGACGGTGCAAGTCGTCGCGCCCGAGCACAACAACAGCGCCAAGTCGAATGCCCTGACCCTGCATTCGCCGCTGTACGTGCACCAGGCGGCCAGCGGCTTTCGTTATGTGAACGGCACGCCCGCCGACTGCGTGCACATTGCGCTGACCGGCTTGCTCGGCTACCGGCCCGATCTGGTGGTCTCGGGCATCAACAACGGCGCCAACATGGGCGACGACACCATTTATTCAGGCACGGTGGGCGCGGCCATGGAGGGCTATCTGTTCGGCGTGCCGGCGATCGCGTTCTCTCAGGTCGACAAGGGCTGGGGCGAGTTGGAAGCGGCCGCCGCCAAGGCCCGCGAGATCGTGGCGCAGTTGCGCGCGCAGAACCTGGTCGATCCACAGGCGCCATGGCTGCTGAATGTGAACATCCCGAACATGCCGCTGACTGCGCTACGGCCCATTGCGCTGTGCCGCCTGGGGCGGCGCCATGCAGCCGAGCGCGTCATCGTGCAGCAAAGCCCGCGCGGCGAGGCCATGTACTGGATTGGCGGGGCCGGCCCCGCCAAGGACGATGCGCAGGGCACGGACTTTTACGCGACGGCGCATGGCCATGTGTCGATCACACCGCTGAAGGTCGATCTGACCGACCACGATAGTCTGGCCGACTGGGCGCAAACCGCAATGCGCCTGGCGCCAGGGGCCTGCATCTGA